One Candidatus Saccharibacteria bacterium RAAC3_TM7_1 genomic region harbors:
- a CDS encoding peptidase S8 and S53 subtilisin kexin sedolisin (RAAC3_TM7_1_150): protein MKHPLKLLLLIGFITISSLVWYGVQLVPKASLPKPTFITADSTPEKKPSQDTSKPANPPSAASPSAVKQSSSPSTASSQITAPKQLAIKQTVKKEYTYHALVTSNDPLTQGSWALSALNAQTAWDTTTGSGVTVAVIDTGFALSHQDLASQWYTNTGETGVTLLGDPCWTGVAANKSSNNCDDDGNGYIDDWRGWDFVAQNNSPQAGQLNPDGEAAWHGTSVAGLVGAAGDNGIGIATVAWNNTLMPLQALDDNGDGYTSDVVAAVYYAVDNGASVINMSLGGSDNDPALADAINYAYTHDVVVVAAAGNCGTGQEAGCDPAQPGVMGYPALDAHVIAVGATDSNNNRASFSSYGPGLDITAPGSGSIVSPAWSPSNGTSLYATSLYGTSFASPLVASYVGLIKSVRPSTNVDDITAIVDGTARKVAGMGSSLYLASYGHGIANAAQGIGIASALNASSAMPTLWQSGNQKAEHHFTSSTTLTSGCSVDGSLPCTIGAQNDAGYDRYLPYQTTGAWSWSGSTLGTGEWTIRARSGDKTSPAYILLYK, encoded by the coding sequence ATGAAACATCCACTCAAACTACTCTTGCTTATCGGATTCATCACTATTTCCAGCCTCGTATGGTACGGGGTTCAGCTCGTACCCAAAGCATCATTGCCGAAGCCGACATTTATTACCGCTGATAGCACGCCTGAAAAGAAGCCCTCCCAGGATACTTCAAAGCCTGCAAACCCACCTTCAGCTGCCTCTCCTTCTGCAGTCAAACAATCTTCGTCTCCGTCTACTGCATCGTCGCAGATCACCGCACCAAAGCAGCTCGCAATCAAACAGACAGTCAAAAAAGAGTACACGTACCATGCGCTTGTAACCAGCAACGACCCTCTAACCCAAGGCAGCTGGGCGCTCTCCGCACTGAATGCCCAGACGGCTTGGGATACGACGACAGGTAGCGGTGTAACGGTGGCAGTGATTGATACCGGCTTCGCCCTGTCACACCAGGATCTCGCTTCGCAGTGGTATACCAATACTGGCGAAACAGGCGTGACACTCCTCGGCGACCCCTGCTGGACCGGCGTAGCAGCAAACAAATCCAGCAATAATTGTGATGACGATGGCAACGGCTATATCGATGATTGGCGCGGCTGGGATTTTGTCGCTCAAAATAATTCACCACAAGCCGGCCAGCTCAATCCAGACGGCGAGGCTGCGTGGCACGGTACTTCCGTAGCCGGACTGGTTGGCGCGGCTGGCGATAACGGCATCGGGATAGCCACGGTTGCGTGGAACAACACACTTATGCCCTTGCAGGCGCTCGACGACAATGGCGACGGCTACACCAGCGACGTCGTCGCAGCGGTGTATTACGCGGTTGATAACGGTGCGAGTGTTATCAACATGAGCCTGGGTGGGAGCGACAACGACCCAGCACTTGCCGATGCGATTAACTATGCGTATACTCACGATGTCGTCGTCGTTGCGGCCGCCGGCAACTGCGGCACTGGCCAAGAAGCTGGCTGTGACCCAGCGCAGCCTGGAGTAATGGGATACCCGGCACTCGACGCACACGTGATCGCTGTCGGAGCCACCGATAGCAATAATAACCGCGCCAGCTTTAGTAGCTATGGCCCGGGACTCGACATCACTGCACCTGGCTCCGGCAGCATAGTCTCTCCGGCATGGAGCCCGTCAAACGGCACCAGCCTGTACGCTACCAGCCTCTATGGTACTTCGTTTGCCTCACCCTTGGTTGCCAGTTACGTCGGACTTATAAAATCAGTACGACCGTCAACTAATGTCGATGATATTACCGCTATCGTCGATGGCACTGCACGCAAGGTCGCCGGTATGGGTAGCAGTCTCTATCTGGCGTCGTATGGGCATGGTATTGCGAACGCCGCCCAGGGCATCGGAATCGCTTCTGCTTTGAACGCTTCGTCCGCAATGCCAACCCTATGGCAAAGCGGTAACCAAAAGGCCGAACATCATTTTACCAGCAGTACTACTCTCACGAGTGGCTGCAGCGTAGACGGAAGCCTACCGTGTACCATCGGAGCGCAGAATGACGCTGGATATGACCGCTACCTACCCTACCAAACTACTGGAGCCTGGTCGTGGTCAGGTTCGACACTCGGCACGGGAGAATGGACTATACGAGCCAGAAGCGGTGACAAAACTTCGCCCGCGTACATCTTGCTATACAAATAG
- a CDS encoding hypothetical protein (RAAC3_TM7_1_151): protein MKEYRTTPIAIIGQGLAIFGYVSCTLQWLWAGVVGLPPLLESGSLDAFTKPVHSDSPILISSSFGTSPLVVAIIGFITICMLALTIYILVRLPKAVAKAGETIIQTAAENVLPVVTHHHKLPAKKKRMLTKRLAFYLQLTAAILPLAITLLLPPIASLPHDIVVFIAGWLAIFSTVFFSSSYLFSSHKKTTGRRKV from the coding sequence ATGAAAGAATACCGCACGACACCAATAGCTATCATCGGCCAGGGTCTAGCCATTTTCGGCTACGTCAGTTGCACGTTGCAGTGGCTCTGGGCCGGCGTCGTCGGTCTGCCACCACTGCTTGAGAGCGGTTCACTCGATGCTTTTACAAAGCCAGTGCACTCCGATAGTCCTATTCTTATTTCGTCTTCTTTCGGCACGTCGCCCCTCGTAGTGGCTATTATCGGGTTTATCACAATCTGCATGTTGGCGCTGACAATCTATATATTGGTACGCCTTCCAAAAGCGGTAGCAAAAGCTGGCGAGACGATCATCCAGACCGCGGCCGAGAACGTACTTCCTGTCGTTACTCATCATCACAAACTTCCAGCCAAGAAAAAACGTATGCTGACAAAACGCCTGGCGTTTTATCTCCAGCTGACAGCCGCAATTTTGCCGCTTGCCATCACACTACTGCTGCCACCAATCGCCAGCCTGCCCCATGATATCGTTGTCTTTATCGCTGGCTGGCTGGCTATCTTCAGCACCGTCTTCTTTAGCAGCAGTTATCTATTCTCTAGTCATAAAAAGACTACAGGTAGACGTAAAGTATAA
- a CDS encoding metal dependent phosphohydrolase (RAAC3_TM7_1_152): MVEALLAAIVGIIAGVGGKFAYDTQQKSSAKTKLEREVAQAERKASDIVLKAKDEAIEIEKERRREWKKTEDRLADRETTLDKKLDELDKRAEKLRGQEDEVEKLKDEIRDIRTRQQEKLEKIAGLKKQDAADKLMQMTERDIKHDLTGLVDKLQKDAMHDAEERAQEILVSAMERMSSEVTAERTVTAIKLTDDEMKGRIIGKEGRNIQALQRATGVDILVDDTPGMIVLSSFDPVRRQVARLTLEMLMKDGRIHPGRIEEVVAKAEKQIDKEVDRAGEDAAREVGVVGIPKEMLRLLGELKFRTSYGQNVLMHSTEMAHIAGMIAEEIGADVRTVKIATLLHDVGKAVTHKIEGKHHHIGAELAKKYGMKPEVVHAIEAHHDDIEATTPEALVVRVVDAASAARPGARNISAENFAERMRDLENVAISFDGIDKAYAISAGREVRVIVKPERVDDLSGIKLARDIANKIESTMQYPGTIKVNVIRETRAIEYAK, encoded by the coding sequence ATGGTAGAAGCGTTATTAGCGGCGATTGTCGGTATTATTGCTGGTGTGGGCGGAAAATTCGCTTACGACACACAGCAAAAGAGCAGTGCCAAAACAAAGTTAGAGAGAGAGGTAGCTCAGGCCGAGCGAAAGGCGAGTGACATCGTCTTGAAAGCCAAAGATGAAGCGATCGAGATCGAGAAAGAACGCCGACGTGAGTGGAAAAAGACCGAAGACCGTTTGGCTGACCGCGAAACGACACTTGATAAAAAGCTCGATGAGCTCGATAAACGGGCTGAAAAACTGCGTGGCCAGGAAGATGAAGTTGAAAAACTCAAAGATGAGATTCGTGATATTCGCACTCGCCAGCAAGAAAAGCTGGAAAAGATCGCTGGTCTGAAGAAACAAGATGCGGCTGACAAGCTGATGCAAATGACCGAGCGCGATATCAAGCATGACCTGACTGGCTTGGTTGACAAGCTGCAAAAGGACGCCATGCACGATGCCGAAGAGCGCGCCCAAGAGATCTTGGTTTCCGCCATGGAGCGTATGAGTTCTGAGGTGACGGCTGAGCGTACTGTGACCGCGATCAAGTTGACCGACGACGAGATGAAGGGTCGAATTATTGGTAAAGAAGGCCGTAACATCCAGGCACTACAACGCGCCACCGGAGTAGATATTTTAGTTGATGACACGCCGGGTATGATTGTACTTTCCAGCTTTGACCCTGTCCGTCGTCAGGTGGCTCGATTGACGCTTGAGATGCTGATGAAAGACGGCCGCATCCACCCTGGACGTATCGAGGAAGTGGTCGCGAAGGCTGAGAAACAGATTGACAAAGAAGTCGACCGCGCTGGTGAAGATGCTGCCCGTGAAGTTGGCGTGGTTGGGATTCCGAAGGAGATGTTGCGTCTACTTGGTGAGTTGAAATTCCGTACCTCCTACGGCCAGAACGTCCTGATGCATTCGACCGAGATGGCGCACATCGCCGGCATGATTGCCGAAGAGATCGGCGCTGATGTCCGTACGGTCAAGATTGCTACCCTGCTTCACGATGTCGGCAAGGCCGTCACGCACAAAATCGAAGGCAAGCATCACCATATTGGTGCTGAACTGGCGAAAAAGTACGGCATGAAGCCGGAAGTGGTGCACGCGATTGAAGCTCATCATGATGACATCGAAGCCACGACACCCGAAGCGCTGGTTGTCCGGGTTGTTGACGCTGCGTCGGCGGCTCGTCCGGGTGCACGCAATATCTCGGCCGAAAACTTTGCCGAGCGTATGCGCGATCTTGAAAACGTCGCTATCAGTTTTGACGGGATCGATAAGGCCTATGCGATCTCAGCTGGTCGTGAAGTCCGTGTCATCGTTAAGCCCGAGCGTGTTGACGACCTGTCTGGTATCAAGCTGGCGCGTGATATCGCCAACAAGATCGAAAGCACTATGCAGTACCCGGGTACAATCAAAGTGAATGTCATCCGCGAAACCCGCGCAATCGAATACGCCAAGTAG
- a CDS encoding General secretion pathway protein G (RAAC3_TM7_1_153) → MRARKRGFTIVELLIVIVVIAILAAITVVAYNGIQARARDAQRKNDIAIITKAMELYYIDNGSYPPTSCTLGAGCKINSGWTTTADASWTTFETYLVPKYLSKVPKDPRASTDTPAGISGGYNYDIVANPGWCTTPAGRPSYLLAYRLENSSQERSINGDCAAGPQPTNYSSSEYYIVK, encoded by the coding sequence ATGAGAGCTAGAAAACGGGGCTTCACGATCGTTGAACTTCTCATCGTTATCGTCGTGATTGCCATTCTGGCGGCAATTACTGTGGTCGCGTACAACGGCATTCAAGCTCGAGCTCGGGACGCGCAACGAAAAAATGATATCGCAATAATTACGAAAGCGATGGAATTGTACTATATCGACAACGGTTCTTATCCTCCCACAAGCTGCACCCTTGGTGCCGGGTGTAAGATTAACAGTGGATGGACAACTACTGCCGACGCGAGCTGGACAACTTTTGAAACATATTTAGTACCGAAATACTTATCGAAGGTACCAAAAGATCCTCGAGCATCCACAGATACCCCAGCTGGTATATCGGGTGGCTATAACTACGATATTGTTGCCAATCCAGGTTGGTGTACGACGCCTGCCGGCAGGCCGAGCTACCTGCTAGCTTATCGTCTTGAAAACAGCTCGCAAGAGAGAAGCATCAACGGTGACTGTGCGGCTGGGCCACAGCCCACTAACTACTCATCGTCTGAATATTATATTGTTAAGTAA
- a CDS encoding Type II secretion system protein G (RAAC3_TM7_1_154): protein MKSRWSQKGFTIVELLIVIVVIAILAAITMVAYNGIQQRARDAQRKSDITALVKALEIYYINNGSYPLSSGSTSINSSWSTTADSSWQNLVNQLTPYISSVPKDPISKQTSAGAYPWNDAGGYDYSYYSRPGYCVNATTAQAFLLVYKYEVTSQANTLEGSCSYNAGSLYAGSNYRRSKD from the coding sequence ATGAAATCGCGCTGGTCTCAAAAAGGGTTTACAATCGTCGAGCTCTTGATCGTTATCGTGGTTATCGCGATTCTGGCGGCAATTACTATGGTCGCGTATAACGGCATTCAACAACGGGCACGTGATGCACAGCGAAAATCGGACATTACTGCACTCGTTAAGGCATTGGAAATCTACTACATTAATAATGGCAGTTATCCATTAAGTTCGGGCTCCACCTCTATCAACAGTAGCTGGAGTACGACGGCTGACAGTAGTTGGCAAAATCTTGTAAATCAGCTTACTCCCTATATTTCATCCGTCCCCAAAGACCCTATCAGTAAGCAAACGAGTGCGGGTGCATATCCTTGGAATGATGCGGGAGGGTACGACTACTCGTACTATAGTCGGCCAGGGTACTGTGTTAATGCGACTACTGCTCAAGCATTCCTTCTCGTATATAAATATGAAGTCACCTCGCAAGCGAATACACTAGAGGGGAGCTGTAGTTATAATGCGGGCTCGCTTTACGCTGGTAGCAACTATAGACGAAGCAAGGATTAA
- a CDS encoding HAD-superfamily hydrolase, subfamily IA, variant 3 (RAAC3_TM7_1_155), with protein MILLLDTSTPVCKLTFVNGADVLRDEWQADRGMADGLIGYVRGQLAACDKNWTDVRGIGVYKGPGSFTGLRIGITVCNTIADANAIPIVGETGDDWQATCQQRLTAGENDQLVMPLYGREANITKPRK; from the coding sequence GTGATTCTGCTACTTGATACCTCGACACCAGTTTGCAAACTGACATTCGTCAACGGTGCGGATGTATTGCGTGACGAATGGCAAGCTGACCGAGGCATGGCGGACGGCTTGATTGGGTATGTTCGTGGCCAGCTGGCGGCTTGCGATAAGAACTGGACAGATGTTCGCGGTATTGGCGTCTACAAAGGACCGGGTAGCTTCACGGGCTTACGTATTGGCATCACTGTCTGCAATACGATTGCCGACGCAAATGCGATTCCTATCGTTGGCGAAACCGGCGATGATTGGCAAGCGACCTGCCAACAGCGACTAACAGCTGGAGAGAATGACCAGTTGGTCATGCCGCTGTATGGCCGCGAGGCCAATATCACCAAGCCACGCAAGTAG
- a CDS encoding hypothetical protein (RAAC3_TM7_1_156): MLYFLEMKWLVKSEEEMKRLGARFGAQARGGECLELVGDIGAGKTTFTKGLAHGMGITDTVQSPTFTISRLYETPHSLRLAHYDFYRLPDAGIMADELHDTASDEKTVVVIEWGDVIRDVLPKEYIEITFRAMSESEREVEAKAHGVKGRILLEGITA; encoded by the coding sequence ATGCTATACTTTTTAGAGATGAAATGGCTGGTAAAATCCGAAGAAGAGATGAAGCGGCTTGGCGCACGATTTGGTGCGCAGGCTCGTGGTGGTGAATGCTTGGAACTTGTCGGTGATATTGGCGCCGGGAAGACGACGTTTACCAAAGGGCTGGCTCATGGCATGGGTATCACCGACACTGTGCAGAGTCCGACCTTTACGATCAGCCGCCTCTACGAGACACCGCATAGTCTACGTCTGGCGCATTACGATTTCTATCGTCTACCCGACGCCGGCATTATGGCCGATGAGCTGCATGATACGGCCAGTGATGAGAAGACGGTGGTTGTGATCGAGTGGGGTGATGTGATTCGTGACGTATTGCCGAAAGAATATATCGAAATCACCTTTCGGGCGATGTCTGAGTCAGAGCGAGAAGTGGAAGCAAAAGCCCATGGTGTAAAAGGCCGCATCTTACTGGAGGGAATAACTGCGTGA
- a CDS encoding Type II secretion system protein E (RAAC3_TM7_1_157): MRIADVTIEKLLEQGGKASPEKIAELRETAARSRRPLQSIILQDNFVTETELAKMFASYSGIPFIEVDPRAIPTEVLNKIPERIATQYMAILFQIDKDGLMHLAMDDPDDVQAVDFIEKQIGENTKIYIATRENILACLENYRGDVNQQLNDVIDVQREEDGSEQTVSEADIAEDSPVAQTINLLLEYAIRSSASDVHIEPREDFVQVRYRVDGVLKEVNRLPRNVLGALVSRIKILSNLKIDERRVPQDGRFKIKVGGKQYALRVSSLPVADGEKVVMRILDESNQAVTLQELGYWGPSLAVVNDAMTESNGIILVTGPTGSGKSTSLFSVLTLLNKPDVNISTIEDPVEYKIPGVNQTQTNPKAGMTFASGLRALLRQDPNIIMVGEIRDSETANLGVQAALTGHLVLSTLHTNDAATSLPRLLDMGIEPFLIATTIRAVIGQRLVRRLCPVCRQNFQPSVEEIDAIKRTFNLDDTSFTYIHGLEIKAKEQELGEDLALGTTDSGTVTSLWRASPNGCDECNNTGYRGRIGIYEGLRNSQTVQKLIVSHATSHQIKQQAIQEGMITMQIDGLVKALRGETSIEEVLRVTKE, encoded by the coding sequence ATGCGCATTGCTGATGTCACAATTGAAAAGCTCTTAGAGCAGGGTGGGAAGGCATCACCCGAGAAGATCGCCGAGCTACGCGAGACGGCGGCTCGTTCAAGGCGCCCGTTGCAATCGATCATCCTGCAGGATAATTTCGTTACCGAAACCGAGTTGGCAAAAATGTTCGCCAGCTACTCGGGTATTCCCTTTATCGAGGTTGACCCGCGCGCTATCCCGACTGAGGTTCTCAACAAAATCCCCGAGCGCATCGCTACACAATACATGGCGATTCTATTTCAGATTGACAAAGATGGCCTCATGCACCTCGCCATGGACGACCCAGATGATGTGCAGGCCGTCGATTTCATCGAGAAGCAAATCGGTGAAAATACCAAGATTTATATAGCTACCCGTGAGAATATCCTAGCGTGCCTCGAGAACTATCGCGGCGACGTCAACCAGCAGCTCAACGACGTGATTGACGTCCAGCGCGAGGAAGACGGTAGCGAACAAACCGTCAGCGAAGCCGATATTGCCGAAGATTCGCCCGTCGCCCAGACGATCAACTTGTTGCTTGAATACGCTATCCGCTCGAGTGCCAGCGATGTCCACATCGAGCCACGCGAAGATTTCGTGCAAGTACGCTACCGAGTCGATGGTGTCTTAAAGGAAGTAAACCGTTTACCACGTAACGTTCTTGGTGCACTCGTCAGCCGTATCAAGATCCTTTCCAACCTAAAGATTGACGAACGGCGCGTGCCGCAGGATGGCCGCTTCAAGATCAAAGTTGGCGGCAAGCAGTACGCCCTGCGTGTCAGCAGCCTCCCGGTTGCCGATGGCGAGAAGGTCGTTATGCGTATTCTCGACGAGAGCAACCAAGCCGTTACCCTTCAAGAGCTTGGCTACTGGGGTCCGTCTCTCGCCGTCGTCAATGATGCAATGACAGAAAGCAACGGAATCATCCTCGTCACCGGTCCGACCGGTAGTGGTAAGTCAACCAGCCTGTTCAGTGTCCTGACCCTCCTTAATAAACCCGATGTCAATATATCCACCATCGAAGACCCAGTCGAATACAAGATTCCAGGAGTCAACCAGACACAAACGAACCCCAAGGCCGGCATGACGTTTGCCAGTGGACTGAGGGCATTGCTGCGCCAAGACCCAAACATCATTATGGTCGGTGAGATCCGTGACTCAGAAACCGCCAACTTAGGCGTGCAAGCGGCTTTGACAGGCCACCTTGTGCTCTCAACACTTCACACCAACGACGCCGCAACTTCCCTACCGCGTCTGCTCGACATGGGTATTGAGCCATTCCTGATCGCAACGACCATACGAGCAGTAATCGGCCAGCGGCTGGTTCGCCGTCTTTGCCCGGTATGCCGCCAGAATTTCCAGCCGTCGGTGGAAGAAATTGACGCCATCAAGCGTACGTTCAATTTAGACGACACCAGCTTTACGTATATCCACGGTCTGGAGATAAAGGCCAAGGAGCAAGAGCTTGGAGAAGATCTTGCACTCGGTACGACTGATAGCGGTACAGTAACGAGTCTATGGCGGGCATCCCCAAATGGCTGCGATGAATGTAACAACACCGGTTACCGCGGACGTATCGGTATCTACGAAGGACTCCGCAATTCCCAGACGGTACAAAAGCTCATCGTCAGCCATGCTACCAGTCACCAGATCAAGCAGCAGGCGATCCAGGAAGGCATGATCACCATGCAGATCGATGGCTTGGTCAAGGCTCTCAGAGGCGAGACGTCAATCGAAGAAGTCTTAAGGGTGACAAAGGAATAA
- a CDS encoding pilin biogenesis protein (RAAC3_TM7_1_158) — protein MASFSYVALNSGGERIQGTLEAPERGAVLKGLTDQGLRPLSIKEVATRGLPTISFGKFLSSGKVKNDVIVIFTRELSAMVGAGVPLLRALNSLREHTESQNLKRVLEGIVKDVEAGAPLGEAMSKHPKVFSDVYVNMVRAGEAAGILDDILKRIALQQEKNATIRKRIKSAMAYPTVLIGITVLAFFGLMLFVIPQIGNIITDLGGPDAELPLLTQIMLGISHGVISFWYIIFPTLIGGVIFLIRYLQTENGKAQLHHFSLRVPGVKTIITKVAVARFSRTFSALIGAGVPVLEALDVTAHAVGNVVYRDALMEAGEAVKEGAALSSVIEKNDLFPAIVPQMLSVGEETGQTDTVLIKVAEFYEEEVDVAIEGLSSIIEPVMIVFMGSMVGLIAASVMLPIASLSQSIKG, from the coding sequence ATGGCCTCATTTAGCTATGTTGCCTTAAACTCTGGCGGTGAACGAATACAAGGCACGCTTGAGGCGCCCGAGCGAGGTGCGGTTCTCAAAGGCTTGACCGACCAAGGGCTCAGACCACTTAGCATCAAAGAGGTAGCTACGAGAGGCCTCCCGACGATTAGCTTTGGCAAATTCTTAAGTAGCGGCAAAGTAAAAAATGATGTCATCGTGATCTTTACCCGCGAGCTGAGTGCCATGGTAGGCGCCGGCGTTCCCTTGCTACGCGCACTCAACTCTTTACGCGAACACACCGAGAGTCAAAACCTGAAGCGCGTCCTGGAAGGCATCGTCAAAGACGTCGAAGCCGGTGCACCACTCGGTGAAGCGATGAGTAAGCACCCCAAGGTATTCAGTGACGTCTACGTCAACATGGTGCGGGCCGGGGAAGCAGCTGGTATCCTGGATGATATCTTAAAACGTATCGCACTCCAGCAGGAAAAGAATGCCACCATCCGTAAACGTATCAAGAGCGCCATGGCCTACCCGACCGTGTTGATCGGCATCACTGTGCTAGCCTTTTTCGGCCTGATGCTTTTTGTCATCCCACAGATCGGCAATATCATCACCGACCTCGGTGGTCCTGACGCTGAATTGCCACTTCTAACTCAGATCATGCTCGGTATCAGTCATGGCGTCATCAGTTTTTGGTATATCATCTTTCCTACCTTGATCGGCGGTGTCATCTTTTTGATCCGCTACCTCCAAACGGAAAACGGTAAGGCGCAGCTGCACCACTTCTCACTACGTGTACCAGGTGTCAAAACAATCATTACCAAAGTTGCCGTCGCCCGTTTTTCCCGTACTTTTTCGGCTCTTATCGGAGCTGGTGTGCCGGTACTTGAAGCGCTCGATGTGACTGCCCATGCCGTGGGAAATGTTGTCTATCGTGATGCACTCATGGAGGCGGGTGAAGCAGTCAAAGAAGGCGCCGCACTTTCATCGGTCATTGAGAAAAATGACCTGTTTCCGGCTATCGTGCCACAGATGCTTTCGGTGGGTGAGGAAACAGGGCAGACCGACACCGTGCTTATCAAAGTGGCCGAATTTTACGAAGAAGAAGTAGACGTGGCAATTGAAGGGCTGAGTTCGATCATCGAGCCGGTCATGATCGTCTTTATGGGATCGATGGTCGGTCTGATCGCCGCCAGTGTTATGCTGCCGATTGCCAGCCTGTCACAAAGCATTAAAGGCTAG
- a CDS encoding Cell division protein FtsA (RAAC3_TM7_1_159), with amino-acid sequence MAKLFYKDKPIIGLDISQTGMKVMSVDVKKWLVTGYGSIDLDPVKVQQSLDGDGNYLINSLRSLLHGNLVGTLASHHVVLGIPAARTFTRTFTLPPSSEKNLKDAVELEVDQYIPVPLAALYVDYEVIERTKDQLTVLMCAVPQTVVATYTALVHEAGLRVCMVETSASAVARLLEATEEGHLPTVIVDIGPATTDIAILDGSIRITGSLSIGGNTFTLDIAKKLHVPLENAHQLKVLNGLNAGSRQLKITNALKPSLDRIISETRRVIRYYDERIDNHRKLEQVLVVGGGANVPGIGDYFTNELVMPARVASPWQQLNFGKLPQPAKQFRPRYITVAGLASVDPKRIWK; translated from the coding sequence GTGGCAAAATTATTTTATAAAGACAAACCCATAATCGGACTCGACATCAGCCAAACCGGCATGAAGGTCATGTCGGTCGATGTAAAAAAGTGGCTGGTGACTGGCTATGGCTCGATCGATTTAGACCCCGTGAAAGTTCAACAGTCGCTCGATGGTGACGGTAATTATCTGATCAACAGCCTCCGGTCGTTACTCCATGGGAATCTAGTCGGCACACTAGCCAGCCACCATGTTGTCCTCGGTATTCCAGCCGCCCGCACATTCACCCGCACATTCACTCTCCCACCAAGTTCAGAGAAAAACCTCAAAGATGCGGTGGAGCTGGAAGTTGACCAGTACATCCCAGTGCCCCTGGCAGCTCTCTATGTCGACTACGAAGTGATCGAGCGGACAAAGGATCAGCTGACCGTACTGATGTGCGCCGTTCCGCAGACCGTTGTGGCGACATATACCGCTCTGGTTCATGAAGCAGGACTGCGTGTCTGTATGGTCGAGACCAGCGCCAGTGCGGTTGCACGGCTGCTTGAGGCGACCGAAGAAGGACACTTGCCAACCGTTATTGTTGATATTGGTCCCGCTACCACCGATATTGCAATCCTCGATGGCTCAATTCGTATCACTGGCTCGCTCAGTATTGGTGGCAATACTTTCACGCTTGATATCGCCAAAAAGCTTCATGTCCCACTAGAGAACGCCCACCAGCTCAAGGTATTGAATGGACTCAATGCCGGTAGCCGACAGCTAAAGATTACCAATGCACTCAAACCAAGCCTTGACCGTATCATCTCAGAAACCCGTAGGGTTATCCGTTATTACGACGAGCGTATCGACAACCACCGCAAGCTGGAACAGGTACTGGTGGTCGGTGGTGGTGCCAACGTACCTGGGATCGGTGATTACTTCACGAATGAGCTTGTAATGCCGGCTCGTGTCGCAAGTCCATGGCAGCAACTCAACTTTGGTAAACTACCTCAGCCTGCCAAACAATTCCGCCCACGATATATTACCGTTGCTGGTTTGGCGAGCGTTGACCCGAAAAGGATATGGAAATGA
- a CDS encoding Fimbrial assembly family protein (RAAC3_TM7_1_160) — protein sequence MINLLAPEEKREIQAARTNILLVRYILLLVIAAAFLAASLGVAFYYLQTIRANAETTISQNTEKEGTYKNVKSRAESFQNTITNSKAVLDGQIDYSKVILNISRRMPNGSALESLKLDKSSFSSPLSLSVKLKGEEAAQRLLSNFKSAPFVTNVTKGAISLSSDKSYPYSMQLNITLNKEAAQR from the coding sequence ATGATCAATCTTCTGGCACCCGAAGAAAAACGCGAAATCCAAGCCGCCCGTACAAATATTTTATTGGTTCGCTATATTCTTCTCCTGGTCATCGCTGCTGCCTTCCTGGCAGCTTCGCTCGGTGTCGCCTTTTACTACCTGCAGACAATCCGGGCAAATGCCGAGACAACAATCAGCCAGAATACCGAGAAAGAGGGCACCTACAAAAACGTCAAGTCGAGAGCTGAATCATTCCAGAATACTATTACTAACTCGAAGGCCGTCCTCGATGGACAAATTGACTACAGCAAGGTGATACTCAATATTTCTCGTCGCATGCCAAATGGAAGCGCGCTCGAGAGCCTAAAGCTTGATAAATCGAGCTTCTCTTCTCCGCTCAGTCTTTCCGTCAAGCTCAAAGGCGAAGAAGCCGCGCAACGATTGCTTTCCAATTTCAAATCCGCACCATTTGTCACGAATGTAACCAAGGGGGCAATCAGCCTCAGTAGCGACAAGAGCTACCCGTACTCCATGCAGCTTAACATCACGCTCAACAAAGAGGCGGCACAACGATGA